From the genome of Streptomyces sp. NBC_01317, one region includes:
- a CDS encoding PepSY-associated TM helix domain-containing protein encodes MAIDDPLKDADPVKGTASTVSDTLTDPAATPTDTATTTGTPTATTTGTPTGTPSAWSSLRPLVLRLHFYAGVLIAPFLLVAAVSGLLYSLSFQAEKVVYRHELRVPVGDRVLPLSTQVNAARTAHPDGKVTSVRPSSEDGATTRVLMSTPEVGEGKSLAVFVDPYTAEVRGQLASYGGSGALPLRTWLSELHRHLHLGEPGRLYSELAASWLWVVALGGVVLWLARRRTSKRALFLPESGATGRRRTLTLHGSLGLWAVTGLVLLSATGLTWSTYAGANIGKIQDQLGGSTPSVSATLDGGTGSTGGGHEGHEDMPGMTDDMPGMEGMDVGVDLAVVAARQAGLDGPLQVTLPTEGNGYVVAQTDTQFPVRLDSVAVDPADGMVIDELRFADYPVLAQLTRFGIDAHMGVFLGLVNQLALAALALSLILIILWGYRMWWQRRPTQERRTGVGRPMARGAWRKVPLKVLLPLAAVTAVVGWFVPLLGISLLAFLLLDGALGLSARARARQDPKKTA; translated from the coding sequence ATGGCCATCGACGATCCCCTCAAGGACGCGGACCCCGTCAAGGGCACCGCCTCCACCGTCTCCGACACTCTGACCGACCCGGCGGCCACCCCCACCGATACCGCCACGACCACCGGTACCCCCACCGCCACGACCACCGGCACCCCCACCGGCACCCCGTCCGCGTGGAGTTCGCTGCGTCCGCTGGTCCTGCGCCTGCACTTCTACGCGGGCGTGCTCATCGCCCCGTTCCTGCTCGTCGCCGCCGTCAGCGGGCTCCTCTACTCGCTCTCGTTCCAGGCGGAGAAGGTGGTCTACCGCCACGAGCTGCGCGTCCCGGTCGGCGACCGCGTCCTCCCGCTCTCCACCCAGGTCAACGCGGCCCGTACCGCGCACCCGGACGGCAAGGTGACGTCCGTACGCCCCTCGTCCGAGGACGGCGCCACCACCCGCGTCCTGATGTCCACCCCCGAGGTCGGCGAGGGCAAGTCCCTCGCGGTCTTCGTCGATCCGTACACCGCGGAGGTACGGGGCCAGCTGGCCAGCTACGGCGGTTCGGGCGCCCTCCCGCTGCGCACCTGGCTCTCCGAGCTGCACCGCCATCTCCACCTGGGCGAACCGGGCCGTCTCTACAGCGAACTGGCCGCCAGCTGGCTCTGGGTCGTGGCCCTCGGCGGCGTGGTCCTGTGGCTCGCCCGCAGGCGTACCTCGAAACGCGCCCTGTTCCTCCCCGAGAGCGGGGCCACCGGCCGGCGCAGGACGCTCACCCTGCACGGCTCGCTCGGCCTGTGGGCCGTGACCGGACTGGTCCTGCTCTCCGCGACGGGCCTGACCTGGTCGACGTACGCGGGCGCCAACATAGGCAAGATCCAGGACCAGCTCGGCGGTTCCACTCCTTCCGTCTCGGCCACGCTCGACGGCGGTACGGGCTCCACGGGCGGGGGACACGAGGGCCACGAGGACATGCCGGGGATGACGGACGACATGCCCGGCATGGAGGGCATGGACGTCGGGGTGGACCTCGCGGTCGTCGCCGCGCGCCAGGCCGGCCTCGACGGACCGCTGCAGGTGACGCTCCCGACGGAGGGGAACGGGTATGTCGTCGCGCAGACGGACACCCAGTTCCCGGTCCGGCTCGACTCGGTCGCGGTCGACCCGGCCGACGGCATGGTCATCGACGAGCTGCGCTTCGCGGACTACCCCGTGCTCGCCCAGCTCACCCGTTTCGGCATCGACGCCCACATGGGGGTCTTCCTCGGGCTCGTGAACCAGCTGGCCCTCGCCGCGCTCGCCCTGTCGCTGATCCTGATCATCCTCTGGGGCTACCGCATGTGGTGGCAGCGCAGGCCCACCCAGGAGCGGAGGACGGGCGTCGGCCGGCCGATGGCGCGCGGTGCCTGGCGGAAGGTGCCCCTGAAGGTGCTGCTGCCGCTGGCCGCGGTGACGGCGGTGGTCGGCTGGTTCGTCCCGCTGCTGGGGATCAGCCTGCTCGCGTTCCTGCTGCTGGACGGCGCGCTGGGCCTGTCGGCCCGCGCGCGGGCGAGGCAGGATCCGAAGAAGACGGCCTGA